A window of the Macrobrachium rosenbergii isolate ZJJX-2024 chromosome 43, ASM4041242v1, whole genome shotgun sequence genome harbors these coding sequences:
- the LOC136828985 gene encoding zinc finger BED domain-containing protein 5-like, with amino-acid sequence MKVFKEEFLMNAALETTTKGEDIFQVVDSFFKQHGLKWENLRGCTTDGAPAMLGRRSGFRARVMEVAPHVTFMHCMIHRFVLSYKVLHAKLASMLSLVVKMVNHVKGSALNSRLFKLLCEDFDANHSVLLFHTDVRWLSRGSVTKRIYELHGELLEFFQHSHKCEDFVTSLKDHSFMLNLAYLVDIFDALNMLNQSLQGRDVTICGSIAKLKAFIAKLRLWRGNIQSDTLAMFSNVTEFIDQNPRSKTDKFTGLVTEHLMKMEEEINSYFSSLDGDEFVYLRNPFSTNAQVLQAGTGRQEELVEMQHDDSALHVYSEKNVCDFWFLMQNSYRQIAEPAIRTLLVFPSTWLCESAFSVLLGIKSKYRSKLNTPEHDLRCVIAKVSPRINELVAKKQAHPSH; translated from the coding sequence ATGAAGGTATTTAAGGAAGAGTTCTTAATGAATGCAGCCTTAGAAACAACAACTAAAGGCgaagatatttttcaagtggtaGATTCATTTTTCAAGCAACATGGTTTGAAGTGGGAAAATCTGAGAGGATGCACAACTGATGGGGCACCAGCAATGTTAGGACGAAGGTCTGGTTTTAGAGCTCGTGTCATGGAAGTAGCACCTCATGTGACATTTATGCATTGCATGATCCATCGGTTTGTTTTGTCATACAAGGTTCTTCATGCTAAACTAGCCAGCATGttatcactggtggtcaaaatggtTAACCATGTAAAAGGGAGTGCTCTTAACAGCCGGTTATTCAAACTATTGTGTGAAGATTTTGATGCTAATCACAGTGTACTTCTGTTCCATACTGATGTACGTTGGCTTTCCCGGGGAAGTGTCACAAAGCGTATTTATGAGCTTCATGGAGAATTGCTAGAATTTTTTCAACATTCCCACAAGTGTGAAGATTTCGTCACTTCCTTGAAGGATCATTCCTTCATGCTTAACCTTGCTTACCTTGTGGATATCTTTGATGCTCTAAATATGCTAAACCAGAGTCTCCAAGGAAGAGATGTAACAATTTGTGGCAGTATAGCTAAGCTCAAAGCATTCATTGCAAAACTTCGACTGTGGAGGGGAAACATTCAGTCTGATACTTTGGCTATGTTTAGTAATGTAACAGAATTTATAGATCAAAATCCACGATCTAAGACTGACAAGTTCACAGGATTAGTCACTGAGCAtcttatgaagatggaagaagaaattaataGTTATTTTTCAAGCCTTGATGGAGATGAATTTGTATATCTTAGGAATCCTTTCAGCACAAATGCTCAGGTGTTGCAGGCTGGGACAGGTAGGCAGGAGGAACTGGTAGAAATGCAACATGATGATTCTGCATTACATGTATACTCTGAGAAGAATGTGTgtgatttttggtttttaatgCAAAACTCATACAGACAGATTGCCGAACCTGCTATTCGAACACTGCTGGTATTTCCATCAACATGGCTTTGTGAGTCGGCATTTTCAGTACTATTAGGTATCAAATCAAAATACAGATCAAAACTCAACACACCTGAACATGATCTTCGTTGTGTAATTGCTAAAGTTTCCCCTCGTATCAATGAGCTTGTTGCTAAAAAACAAGCTCACCCATCTCACTAG